In Colletotrichum higginsianum IMI 349063 chromosome 3, whole genome shotgun sequence, a genomic segment contains:
- a CDS encoding Pre-mRNA-splicing factor cef-1: protein MGVVKGGVWTNIEDEILKASVSKYGLNQWARVSSLLARKTPKQCKARWNEWLDPSIKKTEWSKEEDEKLLHLAKLMPTQWRTIAPAVGRTANQCLERYQKLLDEAEAREAGQLGLTGIDGGEASAPSADDVRRLRPGEVDPDPESKPARPDTIDLDEDEKEMLSEARARLANTQGKKAKRKARERQQEESRRLAALQKRRELKTAGINIKVVTRKKGQMDYNADIPFERKAAPGFYDTVEEQVRNEHQREAFDPRKQQIASKRKGDGDDDGESKRRKKEKDAPSASFQAAVKAGQMQKIREAEQSSKRRALNLPAPQVSEGELEEIVKMGMMGERASMMARESDNDATRGLISEYSTLNNSAPIRTPRAPAQEDHIANEIRNIRALTNTQSSLLGGENTPLHEGSESTGFDGVAPRKQVVATPNPLATPMHANGVGQTPARVGQTPMRTPRDSFALNADGTQALVSATPQEVKLRQMALRSQLKQGLASLPKPKDTEWELELPEDQREVAANEDMLMEDAGERDRREREFRAAQEALEARRRTQVMQRQLPRPVKVDVSALLSSAETIQDTAKSLIAREAAALVANDAAKYPLPGSKVSGIAPRLDTISDDDLAEARLQILSETKPKPSAAEIQASFEGRSKNSFLLGLGCYGDDEEEEEAAMKEAFESMQDSIATTAEEGIKLEKKLGLHLGGYQKRQKMLKDKIGAAAEALEKADNALSGFKTLAISEEVAIQRRLAALRDEVGFVSTREREAQELYRKTKDELDALRANGVNGHY from the exons ATGGGTGTCGTCAAGGGAGGCGTCTGGACCAACATCGAGGATGAAATCCTCAAGGCCTCCGTTTCCAAGTATGGCCTGAACCAGTGGGCGCGTGTCTCGTCGCTGCTCGCCCGCAAGACCCCGAAGCAATGCAAGGCCAGATGGAACGAGTGGTTGGATCCGAGCATCAAGAAGACGGAATGGAgcaaagaagaagacgaaaagCTCCTCCACCTCGCCAAGCTCATGCCCACCCAATGGCGCACCATCGCACCCGCCGTCGGCCGAACCGCCAACCAATGCCTCGAACGATACCagaagctcctcgacgaagcAGAAGCCAGGGAGGCCGGCCAGTTGGGCCTCACAGGCATAGACGGAGGCGAGGCATCCGCGCCTAGCGCCGACGATGTTAGAAGATTGCGCCCCGGCGAAGTCGATCCGGACCCCGAAAGCAAGCCGGCCCGACCCGATACGATCGATCTCGACGAAGATGAAAAAGAGATGCTGAGCGAAGCGAGAGCACGTCTCGCAAACACACAAGGAAAGAAAGCGAAGAGAAAGGCTAGAGAACGTCAGCAGGAGGAGTCGCGCCGCTTGGCCGCCCTCCAGAAGCGCCGTGAGCTCAAGACGGCCGGCATCAACATCAAGGTCGTCACACGCAAGAAGGGCCAGATGGACTACAAcgccgacatcccctttGAGAGAAAGGCCGCCCCGGGCTTCTACGACACCGTCGAAGAGCAGGTCCGCAACGAGCACCAACGCGAGGCGTTCGACCCGAGAAAACAGCAGATTGCAAGCAAGCGCaagggcgatggcgacgacgacggcgagagcaagaggaggaagaaggaaaaggatGCGCCCTCAGCATCGTTCCAAGCCGCCGTGAAGGCCGGCCAGATGCAGAAGATCCGAGAGGCCGAGCAGAGCAGCAAAAGAAGGGCGCTGAACCTGCCAGCTCCCCAGGTGAGCGAGGGCGAATTGGAGGAAATCGTCAAGATGGGCATGATGGGCGAGAGGGCAAGCATGATGGCGCGCGAAAGCGACAACGATGCGACGCGGGGACTAATCAGCGAATACTCGACCTTGAACAACAGCGCGCCAATTCGAACCCCACGAGCCCCTGCCCAAGAAGACCACATCGCCAACGAGATCCGGAACATCAGAGCCTTGACAAACACCCAGTCCTCATTGCTAGGCGGAGAGAACACGCCTCTGCACGAAGGATCCGAGTCGACCGGGTTTGACGGTGTCGCCCCTCGCAAGCAAGTCGTCGCAACACCGAACCCTCTGGCGACTCCCATGCATGCCAATGGTGTCGGCCAGACTCCCGCACGTGTTGGACAGACTCCGATGAGGACACCTCGCGACAGCTTTGCCTTGAACGCCGATGGGACCCAGGCCCTCGTCTCGGCGACACCCCAAGAAGTCAAACTGCGACAGATGGCGCTGCGCAGCCAACTCAAGCAAGGCCTAGCGTCTCTGCCCAAGCCCAAAGACACCGAATGGGAGCTTGAGCTTCCCGAAGACCAACGGGAGGTGGCCGCGAACGAGGACATGCTCATGGAAGATGCCGGTGAAAGGGATCGCCGGGAACGCGAGTTCAGGGCAGCCCAGGAAGCTCTGGAAGCGCGGAGGCGGACACAAGTCATGCAGAGACAGTTGCCCCGGCCGGTCAAAGTCGACGTGTCCGCACTGTTGTCAAGTGCCGAAACCATTCAGGACACCGCCAAGTCGCTCATCGCTAGAGAAGCTGCCGCGCTGGTCGCCAACGATGCTGCCAAGTATCCTTTGCCCGGGTCTAAAGTCAGCGGGATCGCCCCTCGTTTGGACACCATCAGCGACGATGACTTGGCCGAGGCACGCCTTCAGATCCTGTCCGAGACAAAGCCGAAACCTTCTGCGGCCGAGATCCAAGCTTCATTCGAGGGCCGCAGCAAGAACTCATTCTTACTTGGCTTGGGATGTtatggcgacgacgaagaggaagaggaggcggCCATGAAAGAGGCCTTTGAG TCTATGCAAGACTCGATCGCGACTACTGCCGAGGAGGGTATCAAGCTTGAGAAGAAGCTGGGCTTGCATCTGGGTGGATACCAGAAGCGGCAGAAGATGCTGAAGGACAAGATcggcgcggccgccgaggcaCTGGAAAAGGCGGACAATGCACTCAGCGGGTTCAAGACACTCGCTATTTCGGAAGAAGTCGCGATCCAGCGACGTCTGGCTGCGTTGAGAGACGAGGTCGGCTTCGTCAGCACAAGAGAACGCGAGGCACAAGAGCTGTATCGCAAGACGAAGGACGAACTCGATGCGCTGCGGGCTAACGGGGTCAATGGGCATTACTGA
- a CDS encoding Major facilitator superfamily transporter, whose protein sequence is MAPWTKPESSPASNGQPSRATDERTPLLQVDEPTTPLPITQQDADAIPPNDFDILLSRSLPTSGPFLEPESTVNPLLRGPRRYSTASKNRRPSLASRSDRDAVADSAAADSDDDRDRDSDDAVSVSSAASTPYLNGISRSRFWFIFAEILLTYFIACFDGTIMASSHPVITSYFHASHSASWLSTAFLLTSSAFQPLLGRLSDSIGRKPPYVATMVIFTFATMWCALAQSMTSFIFARALCGLGAGGMMTLGSIIVSDLVPIENRGAYQSYINMIYGVGSALGAALGGAMADHLGWRWEFGVQVPPLILCCVIAVIAVPSDLGLVGKRETFVQALKAFDFKGSILLTTSITFFVLGLNLGGNILPWSHPVVIASLVIFGVCFPVFLYVQSYVARPIMPLYLVRRSPRMNIIFSNFFAALLSNAILFNIPLFFQAVLLTTATSSGLRLVIPSLVSSAVGTATGFLITYTRRLKWPVLTGAVALLIGTVALSSMRRGWASWVYLLCLVPSSIGQGFQFPGSFMAILVASEQREQAVVTSTLILWRSLGMVLGVASSSLVVQNALVGYLNEYVQGPDKDEVIRKVRESVESIVKLPELYREQVVMSYEAALRTTFLCCTVIAFLSVCLLVPIKLPRLGSRK, encoded by the exons ATGGCACCCTGGACGAAACCCgagtcgtcgccggcctccaACGGCCAACCCTCCCGAGCAACGGATGAGCGCACGCCTCTCCTCCAGGTCGACGAGCCAACGACCCCTCTGCCCATCACGCAGCAGGACGCGGACGCCATCCCGCCGAATGACTTTGACATCCTCCTGTCGCGGTCCCTCCCCACCTCGGGCCCCTTCCTCGAGCCCGAGTCGACCGTGAACCCACTCCTCCGGGGTCCCCGCCGCTACAGCACCGCCTCCAAGAACCGCCGGCCCTCGCTCGCCAGCCGCTCTGACCGCGATGCTGTCGCCgactccgccgccgctgactccgacgacgaccgagaccgcgactcggacgacgccgtctccgtcagcagcgccgcctcgacccCGTATCTCAACGGCAtctcccgctcccgcttCTGGTTCATCTTCGCCGAGATCCTGCTGACCTACTTCATCGCCTGCTTCGACGGCACCATCATGGCCTCGTCCCACCCCGTCATCACCTCCTACTTCCACGCCTCCCACAGCGCCTCGTGGCTGTCCACCGCCTTCCTGCTGACCTCGTCCGCCTTCCAGCCCTTGCTCGGCCGCCTGTCCGACAGCATCGGCCGCAAGCCGCCCTACGTCGCGACCATGGTCATCTTCACCTTCGCCACCATGTGGTGCGCCCTCGCCCAGAGCATGACGAGCTTCATCTTCGCCCGCGCCCTCTGTGGCCTCGGTGCGGGGGGCATGATGACCTTGGGCAGCATCATCGTCAGCGACCTGGTCCCGATCGA GAACCGCGGCGCATACCAGTCGTATATCAACATGATCTACGGCGTCGGGTCCGCCCTCGGGGCCGCCCTGGGcggcgccatggccgacCACCTCGGCTGGCGCTGGGAGTTCGGCGTCCAGGTCCCGCCCCTGATCCTCTGCtgcgtcatcgccgtcatcgccgttcccagcgacctcggcctcgtcggcaaGCGGGAGACCTTTGTCCAGGCGCTCAAGGCCTTTGACTTCAAGGGCTCCATCCTCCTGACCACGTCCATCaccttcttcgtcctcggtcTG AACCTGGGGGGAAACATCCTGCCGT GGTCTCACCCCGTCGTGATCGCGTCCCTCGTTATCTTCGGCGTCTGCTTCCCCGTCTTCCTCTACGTCCAGTCCTACGTCGCCCGTCCCATCATGCCCCTCTACCTCGTTCGCCGGTCGCCGCGCATGAACATCATCTTCTCCAacttcttcgccgccctTCTGAGCAACGCCATCCTCTTCAACAT tcccctcttcttccaggCCGTCCTCCTGACGACGGCCACCTCCTCCGGCCTGCGCCTTGTcatcccctccctcgtctcCTCGGCGGTTGGCACCGCAACGGGTTTCCTCATCACCTACACCCGCCGCCTCAAGTGGCCTGTCctcaccggcgccgtcgctcTCCTCATCGGCACCGTCGCCCTCTCCAGCATGCGCCGCGGCTGGGCCTCGTGGGTCTACCTCCTCTGCCTGGTGCCCTCCTCAATCGGCCAGGGCTTCCAGTTCCCGGGTTCCTTCATGGCCATTCTCGTCGCCAGCGAGCAGCGCGAGCAGGCTGTCGTCACGAGCACCCTCATCCTCTGGCGCTCGCTCGGCatggtcctcggcgtcgcgaGCAGCAGCCTCGTCGTGCAGAACGCCCTCGTCGGGTATCTCAACGAGTACGTCCAGGGGCCTGACAAGGACGAGGTCATCCGCAAGGTCAGGGAGAGCGTCGAGTCCATCGTCAAGCTGCCCGAGCTGTACCGCGAGCAGGTCGTCATGAGCTACGAGGCGGCGCTGAGGACGACTTTCTTGTGCTGCACTGTGATAGCCTTCCTGTCGGTGTGCCTGTTGGTCCCCATCAAGCTGCCCCGGCTCGGCTCGAGGAAGTAA